From one Catenuloplanes nepalensis genomic stretch:
- a CDS encoding GNAT family N-acetyltransferase codes for MDRTTVEDQGVRLRPLRRSDAPDVVAACSDPLTQRFLPLLPRPYTEADALWWIEEGAEAEWRQGGGVWAVADPATDRLAGTIGLHRVVRERAQAEVGYWVAPWARGRGIATAATVALSAHAFAHGFARLELLSELENVASQRVALAAGFQREAVRRGVAPDRDGSRTDLVAFARLAGDPAGPVARWLPDLPGGELSDGVVTLRPLRPGDEDFLHTLLNQPDVVATSVPAVAPDRREIALRCARSQAHWLAGDRADLVIVDTATGRPAGDIGLYYQERNTGQAMIGYAMLPEWRGRGFPTRAVQLVALWAFAETSIARLVAGTNPQNAGSQRVLEKAGFQREGYHRSRLPAADGRRVDDVLFAMVASDLLSRTAAPER; via the coding sequence ATGGACCGGACGACCGTCGAGGATCAGGGGGTCCGGCTGCGCCCGCTGCGCCGCTCCGACGCCCCCGACGTGGTCGCGGCCTGCTCCGACCCGCTGACCCAGCGGTTCCTGCCGCTGCTGCCCCGGCCGTACACGGAGGCGGACGCGCTCTGGTGGATCGAGGAGGGCGCGGAGGCGGAGTGGCGGCAGGGCGGCGGCGTCTGGGCGGTCGCCGACCCGGCCACCGACCGGCTGGCCGGCACGATCGGCCTGCACCGGGTGGTCCGGGAGCGGGCACAGGCCGAGGTCGGCTACTGGGTCGCGCCGTGGGCCCGTGGCCGGGGCATCGCGACCGCCGCGACCGTGGCGCTGAGCGCGCACGCGTTCGCGCACGGCTTCGCCCGGCTGGAGCTGCTCAGCGAGCTGGAGAACGTCGCCAGTCAGCGCGTCGCGCTCGCGGCCGGGTTCCAGCGCGAGGCGGTGCGCCGCGGCGTCGCACCGGACCGGGACGGTTCCCGGACCGACCTGGTGGCGTTCGCCCGGCTCGCCGGCGACCCGGCCGGACCGGTCGCGCGGTGGCTGCCGGACCTGCCCGGCGGCGAGCTGAGCGACGGCGTGGTCACGCTGCGGCCGCTGCGGCCCGGCGACGAGGACTTCCTGCACACGCTGCTCAACCAGCCGGACGTGGTCGCGACCAGCGTGCCGGCGGTCGCGCCGGACCGGCGGGAGATCGCGCTCCGGTGCGCCCGATCGCAGGCGCACTGGCTGGCCGGCGACCGCGCCGACCTGGTCATCGTGGACACCGCGACCGGCCGGCCGGCCGGCGACATCGGGCTCTACTACCAGGAGCGCAACACCGGGCAGGCGATGATCGGGTACGCGATGCTGCCGGAGTGGCGCGGCCGCGGTTTCCCCACCCGGGCCGTGCAGCTGGTGGCGCTCTGGGCGTTCGCGGAGACGTCGATCGCGCGGCTGGTCGCCGGCACCAACCCACAGAACGCGGGCTCGCAGCGCGTGCTGGAGAAGGCGGGCTTCCAGCGGGAGGGCTACCACCGCTCGCGACTGCCCGCCGCGGACGGCCGCCGCGTCGACGACGTGCTGTTCGCCATGGTCGCCTCCGACCTGCTCAGCCGCACCGCAGCCCCCGAGCGCTGA
- a CDS encoding GNAT family N-acetyltransferase, with the protein MKPVEIISGGLRLRAWEPADVDALHREASHPEVQRWLALPTDPAVTAEFVLHRAPAQRDASLGLHLGVFGATDGGLLGSVALTKIDQQRGYAELGFWVAAGARGGRIAERAGRALLEWGFAELGLGLVGWRARVGNHASRVTALRLGFTMEGTGRAVRTAPDGTRSDRWTASLLPGDLIESGRPDSPAIALAARRARVFGNPRPVLTGPGGVRLRPAEERDLAAIVETCLDSETLRWTTVPENYTLADAAGFSLGYQPAQWMAGTAAMFVFAGPDDAYAGNMDLRMTTPDDPLFADVGFSAAPGARGRGYTTAALRTVCEWGFETLGLERIEWLAHVGNAASRRVAEKAGFTVEGVRRSALPHRGERRDVWAAGLVPADLDRTAR; encoded by the coding sequence ATGAAGCCCGTGGAGATCATTTCTGGCGGCTTGCGACTGCGCGCCTGGGAGCCGGCCGACGTGGACGCGCTCCACCGTGAGGCCTCGCACCCCGAGGTGCAGCGCTGGCTGGCTCTGCCCACCGACCCGGCCGTGACCGCGGAATTCGTGCTGCACCGGGCGCCCGCGCAACGCGACGCCAGCCTCGGGTTGCACCTCGGGGTCTTCGGCGCTACGGACGGCGGCCTGCTGGGATCGGTGGCCCTGACCAAGATCGACCAGCAGCGGGGGTACGCCGAACTGGGCTTCTGGGTCGCGGCCGGTGCGCGCGGCGGCCGGATCGCCGAGCGCGCCGGCCGCGCGCTGCTGGAGTGGGGTTTCGCCGAGCTCGGGCTCGGTCTCGTCGGCTGGCGCGCCCGGGTCGGCAACCACGCGTCCCGGGTCACCGCGCTGCGCCTCGGCTTCACCATGGAGGGCACCGGCCGGGCCGTGCGCACCGCGCCGGACGGCACCCGCTCGGACCGGTGGACCGCGTCACTGCTGCCCGGCGACCTGATCGAGTCCGGCCGGCCGGACTCCCCCGCGATCGCGCTCGCGGCCCGGCGCGCCCGCGTCTTCGGCAACCCACGCCCGGTGCTGACCGGCCCCGGCGGCGTGCGGCTGCGGCCGGCCGAGGAGCGGGATCTGGCCGCGATCGTCGAGACCTGCCTCGACTCTGAGACGCTGCGCTGGACCACGGTGCCGGAGAACTACACGCTGGCCGACGCGGCCGGGTTCTCGCTCGGCTACCAGCCGGCGCAGTGGATGGCCGGGACCGCCGCGATGTTCGTCTTCGCCGGGCCGGACGACGCCTACGCCGGGAACATGGATCTACGGATGACCACGCCGGATGACCCGCTCTTCGCGGACGTCGGCTTCTCCGCCGCGCCCGGCGCCCGGGGTCGTGGGTACACCACGGCCGCACTGCGTACCGTCTGCGAGTGGGGGTTCGAGACGCTGGGGCTGGAACGCATCGAGTGGCTCGCGCACGTCGGCAACGCGGCCTCCCGCCGGGTGGCGGAGAAGGCGGGCTTCACCGTCGAGGGCGTGCGCCGGTCGGCGCTCCCGCACCGCGGTGAGCGCCGCGACGTGTGGGCGGCCGGCCTGGTCCCCGCCGATCTCGACCGGACAGCGAGGTGA
- the secA gene encoding preprotein translocase subunit SecA, giving the protein MSILERVLRAGEGRMVRRLKAIADAVNSIEDQYTDLTDDELRDLTEQYRERLAEGESLDDLLPEAFATVREAAKRVLGQRPYDVQLMGGAALHFGNIAEMRTGEGKTLTCVMPAYLNALSGDGVHIITTNDYLAQRDAETMGRIHRFLGLTVGVVLPNRPAAEHRAAYECDITYGTNNEFGFDYLRDNMAWSAAELVQRGHNFAIVDEVDSILIDEARTPLIISGPAEHSARWYGEFARVIKRLQRGKDGEGDYEVDEAKRTVAITERGVARVEDQLGIDNLYESVNTPLVGYLNNAIKAKELYKKDKDYIVNDGEVLIVDEFTGRVLHGRRYNEGMHQAIEAKEGVEIKQENQTLATVTLQNFFRLYNKLSGMTGTAQTEAAEFNKVYNVGVVTIPTNRPMIREDHPDVIYKTEKAKFHAVVEDIAERHQNGQPVLVGTVSVENSEILSTLLRKRGIPHHVLNAKFHAQEAEIIAQAGRRGGVTVATNMAGRGTDILLGGNPEHLATAELRQRGLDPVEHADEYEKTLEEILPRWKQECDAEADEVIAAGGLYVLGTERHDSRRIDNQLRGRSGRQGDPGESRFYLSLQDDLMRRFRAGAVEAVMDRLNIPEDVPIESKMVSRQIKSAQTQIEGQNAEIRKNVLKYDEVMNKQRQVVYAERRRVLNGEDLHDQVRHMLDDTITAYVQGATSAGYGEDWDLEQLWTSLKQLYPVGRTIEDLAEEAGGEVNHIDPDFLLTQMKEDIHDAYDRREQELGPEALRELERQVLLAVIDRKWREHLYEMDYLQEGVGLRAYAQRDPLVEYQREGFDMFQQMMEGIKEEAVGFLFNLEVQVEETPTVDVSNAQALPRVGGGTAAPAAPAEAEPETQVEVRAKGLGGGRTQRQPLQYSAPTIDGAAGSGAVEMQRQAPALGGDSPAGGSPSPREAARRAPVTGSGQPAASNGPSRNAPCPCGSGKKYKRCHGAPGND; this is encoded by the coding sequence GTGTCGATTCTGGAAAGAGTCCTCCGCGCCGGTGAAGGCCGGATGGTGCGGCGGCTCAAGGCCATCGCGGACGCCGTCAATTCGATCGAGGATCAATACACTGACCTCACGGATGACGAGCTGCGCGACCTGACCGAGCAATACCGTGAGCGGCTGGCCGAGGGCGAGTCGCTCGACGACCTGCTCCCCGAGGCGTTCGCCACGGTCCGTGAGGCCGCGAAACGCGTGCTCGGCCAGCGGCCTTATGACGTCCAGCTGATGGGCGGCGCCGCGCTGCACTTCGGCAACATCGCCGAGATGCGCACCGGTGAGGGCAAGACCCTGACCTGTGTGATGCCGGCCTACCTGAACGCGTTGTCCGGGGACGGCGTGCACATCATCACCACGAACGACTACCTCGCGCAGCGCGACGCCGAGACCATGGGCCGGATCCACCGGTTCCTCGGCCTCACCGTCGGCGTGGTCCTGCCGAACCGGCCGGCCGCCGAACACCGCGCGGCGTACGAGTGCGACATCACCTACGGGACGAACAACGAGTTCGGCTTCGACTACCTGCGCGACAACATGGCGTGGTCGGCGGCCGAACTGGTGCAGCGCGGCCACAACTTCGCGATCGTGGACGAGGTCGACTCGATCCTCATCGACGAGGCCCGGACCCCGCTGATCATCTCCGGCCCGGCCGAGCACTCCGCCCGGTGGTACGGCGAGTTCGCGCGCGTCATCAAGCGCCTCCAGCGCGGCAAGGACGGCGAGGGCGACTACGAGGTCGACGAGGCCAAGCGCACGGTCGCGATCACCGAGCGCGGCGTCGCCCGGGTCGAGGACCAGCTCGGCATCGACAACCTCTACGAGTCGGTGAACACGCCTCTGGTCGGTTACCTCAACAACGCGATCAAGGCCAAGGAGCTCTACAAGAAGGACAAGGACTACATCGTCAACGACGGTGAGGTCCTGATCGTCGACGAGTTCACCGGTCGCGTCCTGCACGGTCGCCGCTACAACGAGGGCATGCACCAGGCGATCGAGGCGAAGGAGGGCGTCGAGATCAAGCAGGAGAACCAGACGCTCGCCACGGTCACCCTGCAGAACTTCTTCCGCCTCTACAACAAGCTCTCCGGCATGACCGGTACGGCGCAGACCGAGGCCGCGGAGTTCAACAAGGTCTACAACGTCGGTGTGGTCACCATCCCGACGAACCGCCCGATGATCCGCGAGGACCACCCGGACGTCATCTACAAGACCGAGAAGGCGAAGTTCCACGCGGTCGTGGAGGACATCGCCGAGCGCCACCAGAACGGCCAGCCGGTCCTGGTCGGCACGGTCTCCGTGGAGAACTCCGAGATCCTCTCGACGCTGCTGCGCAAGCGCGGCATCCCGCACCACGTGCTGAACGCGAAGTTCCACGCCCAGGAGGCGGAGATCATCGCGCAGGCCGGCCGGCGGGGCGGCGTCACGGTCGCCACCAACATGGCCGGCCGAGGCACCGACATCCTGCTCGGTGGCAACCCCGAGCACCTCGCGACCGCCGAGCTCCGGCAGCGCGGCCTCGACCCGGTCGAACACGCCGACGAGTACGAGAAGACGCTGGAGGAGATCCTCCCGCGCTGGAAGCAGGAGTGCGACGCCGAGGCCGATGAGGTCATCGCGGCCGGCGGGCTCTACGTGCTCGGCACCGAGCGCCACGACTCCCGCCGCATCGACAACCAGCTGCGCGGTCGTTCCGGCCGCCAGGGCGACCCGGGCGAGTCCCGGTTCTACCTGTCGCTGCAGGACGACCTGATGCGCCGCTTCCGGGCCGGTGCGGTCGAGGCGGTCATGGACCGGCTCAACATCCCCGAGGACGTGCCGATCGAGTCGAAGATGGTCAGCCGCCAGATCAAGAGCGCGCAGACCCAGATCGAGGGCCAGAACGCGGAGATCCGCAAGAACGTCCTCAAGTACGACGAGGTCATGAACAAGCAGCGCCAGGTGGTCTACGCCGAGCGCAGGCGAGTGCTCAACGGTGAGGACCTGCACGACCAGGTCCGCCACATGCTCGACGACACCATCACGGCGTACGTGCAGGGTGCGACGAGTGCCGGTTACGGCGAGGACTGGGACCTCGAGCAGCTCTGGACCAGCCTGAAGCAGCTCTACCCGGTCGGCCGGACCATCGAGGACCTGGCCGAGGAGGCCGGCGGCGAGGTCAACCACATCGACCCCGACTTCCTCCTCACCCAGATGAAGGAAGACATCCACGACGCCTACGACCGCCGTGAGCAGGAGCTCGGGCCGGAGGCTCTGCGCGAACTGGAGCGTCAGGTGCTGCTCGCGGTCATCGACCGCAAGTGGCGCGAGCACCTCTACGAGATGGACTACCTGCAGGAGGGTGTCGGGCTCCGCGCCTACGCCCAGCGTGACCCGCTGGTGGAATATCAGCGCGAGGGCTTCGACATGTTCCAGCAGATGATGGAGGGCATCAAGGAGGAGGCGGTCGGCTTCCTCTTCAACCTGGAGGTCCAGGTCGAGGAGACCCCGACGGTCGACGTCAGCAACGCGCAGGCGCTGCCCCGCGTCGGTGGCGGCACCGCCGCCCCCGCCGCGCCGGCCGAGGCCGAGCCGGAGACGCAGGTCGAGGTCCGCGCCAAGGGCCTCGGCGGCGGGCGCACCCAGCGCCAGCCCCTGCAGTACTCCGCGCCGACCATCGACGGTGCGGCCGGCTCCGGCGCGGTCGAGATGCAGCGTCAGGCACCGGCGCTCGGCGGGGACAGCCCGGCCGGTGGCTCCCCGTCGCCGCGCGAGGCCGCCCGCCGCGCCCCGGTGACCGGCAGCGGCCAGCCCGCCGCCTCCAACGGCCCGTCCCGCAACGCGCCCTGCCCCTGCGGTTCCGGCAAGAAGTACAAGCGCTGCCACGGCGCGCCCGGCAACGACTGA
- a CDS encoding carboxymuconolactone decarboxylase family protein → MDARFKVHVGASLNVGLIPEEIIEAMLHAAVYAGFPRALNATFAAKEVFDSRGIRPSSGSSTAERE, encoded by the coding sequence GTGGATGCGAGGTTCAAGGTGCACGTGGGTGCCTCGCTCAACGTCGGTCTGATTCCGGAGGAGATCATCGAGGCGATGCTGCACGCCGCCGTCTACGCCGGTTTTCCGCGGGCACTGAACGCCACCTTCGCCGCGAAGGAGGTCTTCGACAGCCGGGGAATTCGGCCCTCCTCGGGGTCCTCGACCGCCGAGCGGGAATGA
- a CDS encoding alpha/beta fold hydrolase, with product MAGPTFGRPEQEAAFREAYAEAVSQWPAGTESLDLPTPYGRTHVHVCGPPAGPPLVLLHGGGGSSTVWFALARELAGRFRIYAPDRVAEAGLSESATAAPDPLAWLDSVLDGLGLHRTHLAGHSYGGWQAFTYALSRPERVDHLALLDPSDVFAPMAPGYLLRGVPTLFLRFPRVLDSLLTWETRGRPLDPATRRLALAAQAGRMPSPVMPRRPAEPERLAVPTLVLVAARSRSHDPARLRARADRLPRVTTALLPDATHHTLPTEDAGQVAAALRSFFP from the coding sequence ATGGCCGGACCGACCTTCGGCAGGCCGGAGCAGGAAGCGGCCTTCCGCGAGGCCTACGCCGAAGCGGTCAGCCAGTGGCCGGCGGGCACCGAGTCGCTGGACCTGCCGACGCCGTACGGACGGACGCACGTGCACGTGTGCGGCCCTCCCGCCGGGCCCCCGCTGGTCCTGCTGCACGGCGGCGGCGGCAGCTCCACCGTCTGGTTCGCACTGGCACGGGAACTCGCCGGACGGTTCCGGATCTACGCGCCGGACCGGGTCGCGGAGGCCGGCCTGTCCGAGTCCGCGACCGCGGCCCCCGACCCGCTCGCCTGGCTCGACTCCGTCCTGGACGGCCTCGGCCTGCACCGCACGCACCTGGCCGGTCACTCCTACGGCGGCTGGCAGGCCTTCACCTACGCGTTGAGCCGGCCGGAACGCGTCGATCACCTGGCGCTGCTGGACCCGTCGGACGTCTTCGCCCCGATGGCACCCGGCTACCTGCTCCGCGGCGTACCGACGCTGTTCCTGCGTTTCCCGCGTGTGCTCGATTCGCTGCTGACCTGGGAGACGCGGGGTCGCCCACTGGATCCGGCCACTCGCCGGCTCGCTCTCGCCGCCCAGGCCGGCCGGATGCCCAGCCCGGTCATGCCGCGCCGGCCCGCGGAACCGGAACGGCTCGCGGTGCCGACGCTCGTGCTGGTCGCCGCACGCAGCCGCTCCCACGACCCCGCACGGCTGCGCGCCCGGGCCGACCGTCTCCCCCGGGTCACCACGGCACTTCTGCCCGACGCCACCCACCACACCCTGCCGACCGAGGACGCCGGCCAGGTCGCCGCCGCACTCCGATCCTTCTTCCCGTAG
- a CDS encoding Rv3235 family protein, whose protein sequence is MVMRLADPRGIRPAIRVTRVPATDPPFEDEPFAWSDADQLTLPWRPGPAESAPAASLVSLSGLAALAGLRTPPPIPAEAVAGASTEARGAAHRFLTRSLEILNGYRPIGHLRAASALMAAPTILSSADTALRTIARLRRAAGLPPAAGRRPLAPEGRVSPRRLRVCEPRPGVAEASAVLTTAGRTWALAYRLELLHGRWLATAFTVV, encoded by the coding sequence ATGGTCATGAGACTCGCCGACCCGCGCGGCATCCGGCCCGCCATCCGCGTCACCCGTGTCCCCGCGACCGACCCGCCGTTCGAGGACGAGCCGTTCGCCTGGTCCGACGCCGACCAGCTCACGCTCCCGTGGCGGCCCGGTCCGGCCGAGTCTGCGCCGGCCGCCAGCCTCGTGTCGCTGTCCGGCCTGGCCGCACTGGCCGGGCTGCGCACGCCACCACCGATCCCGGCCGAGGCGGTGGCCGGCGCGTCCACCGAGGCCCGTGGCGCGGCCCACCGGTTCCTCACCCGCTCGCTGGAGATCCTCAACGGCTACCGGCCGATCGGTCACCTGCGGGCCGCGTCCGCGCTGATGGCCGCCCCCACGATCCTGAGCAGCGCCGACACCGCGCTGCGCACGATCGCTCGCCTCCGCCGCGCCGCCGGCCTCCCACCCGCGGCCGGCCGCCGCCCGCTCGCCCCGGAGGGCCGCGTCAGTCCACGCCGCCTCCGCGTCTGCGAGCCGCGACCCGGCGTCGCCGAGGCCTCCGCCGTGCTCACCACGGCCGGCCGCACCTGGGCCCTCGCCTACCGCCTGGAGCTGCTCCACGGCCGCTGGCTCGCCACCGCCTTCACCGTCGTCTGA
- a CDS encoding helix-turn-helix transcriptional regulator — translation MEPRFLLLSEVAAELNVSDSQVYHMVRRGELPAIKIGGRGQWRVERARLEEYIAAKYAETAEWVAQNPLTERDEEA, via the coding sequence GTGGAGCCGAGGTTCCTGCTGCTGTCCGAGGTCGCCGCCGAGCTGAACGTCTCCGACTCGCAGGTCTACCACATGGTCCGCCGCGGCGAACTGCCCGCGATCAAGATCGGTGGCCGGGGCCAGTGGCGGGTGGAGCGCGCCCGGCTGGAGGAGTACATCGCGGCGAAGTACGCCGAGACCGCGGAGTGGGTGGCGCAGAACCCGCTGACCGAGCGCGACGAAGAGGCCTGA
- a CDS encoding Lrp/AsnC family transcriptional regulator: MAVVSPELDATDWRILAELQRDGRLSFAELARTVAMSASAVTERVRRLEELGVISGYRAVVTPERVGLHIMAFVRLRYPTGNYRPFHELVARTPEIMEAHHVTGEDCFVLKVLAGSMRHLEEITGRISALGGVTTSVVYSSHLSARAVAAPSMTD, translated from the coding sequence ATGGCCGTTGTTTCCCCGGAGCTGGACGCCACCGACTGGCGGATCCTCGCTGAGCTGCAACGCGACGGCCGGTTGAGCTTCGCGGAGCTGGCCCGCACGGTCGCGATGTCGGCCAGCGCGGTCACCGAGCGGGTGCGCCGGCTGGAGGAGCTGGGCGTGATCTCCGGTTACCGCGCGGTGGTGACGCCGGAACGGGTCGGGCTGCACATCATGGCGTTCGTCCGGCTGCGCTACCCGACCGGCAACTACCGGCCGTTCCACGAGCTGGTCGCGCGCACCCCCGAGATCATGGAAGCTCATCACGTCACCGGCGAGGACTGTTTCGTGCTGAAGGTGCTGGCCGGGTCGATGCGGCACCTGGAGGAGATCACCGGGCGGATCAGCGCGCTGGGCGGCGTGACCACGAGCGTGGTCTACTCCAGCCATCTGTCGGCGCGCGCGGTGGCCGCGCCGTCGATGACGGACTGA
- a CDS encoding rhodanese-like domain-containing protein, which translates to MWNEGVAFFSARLEMQIDVSDTHVALESGAPGFVLVDSRSDEAWTQAHIPGALHLPRREIATRAPALIDPATPVVAYCWGPGCDGATRAALAFAQLGYRVREMIGGIEYWIREGFAVSTPAGPLTREPDPLTAPAKGATCAC; encoded by the coding sequence ATGTGGAACGAAGGTGTTGCTTTTTTCTCCGCCCGGCTCGAGATGCAGATCGACGTCTCGGACACGCACGTCGCACTGGAGTCCGGCGCGCCCGGCTTCGTGCTCGTCGACTCCCGGTCCGACGAGGCCTGGACCCAGGCGCACATCCCCGGCGCACTGCACCTGCCCCGGCGCGAGATCGCCACGCGCGCTCCCGCGCTGATCGACCCCGCGACGCCGGTCGTGGCCTACTGCTGGGGGCCCGGCTGTGACGGCGCGACCCGGGCCGCGCTCGCGTTCGCGCAGCTAGGGTACCGGGTGCGGGAGATGATCGGGGGCATCGAGTACTGGATCCGCGAGGGCTTCGCGGTGAGCACCCCGGCGGGCCCGCTCACCCGCGAGCCGGACCCGCTGACCGCCCCCGCGAAGGGCGCGACCTGCGCCTGCTGA
- a CDS encoding DUF6912 family protein, whose amino-acid sequence MPDQNVRVYVPATLPLLAGLREKGELGAPGDPVHAVTPHLREWYAEGDEEELEYVAFTRAAQSALVLLHRDPQAARRRVVISADLPATALTRGDDQLGSSIMTLGRPLPLGAVAAVHVDSMDAVADVTAAVDAVPAAIDGDEDAQFTVDGAEDHELEWYDATELDRIS is encoded by the coding sequence GTGCCAGATCAGAACGTCCGGGTGTATGTGCCGGCCACGCTTCCGCTGCTCGCCGGGCTGCGCGAGAAGGGCGAGCTCGGCGCGCCCGGCGATCCGGTGCACGCGGTCACCCCGCACCTGCGCGAGTGGTACGCGGAGGGCGACGAGGAGGAGCTGGAGTACGTGGCGTTCACCCGCGCCGCCCAGTCCGCGCTCGTCCTGCTGCACCGCGACCCGCAGGCCGCCCGCCGCCGCGTGGTGATCTCCGCCGACCTGCCCGCCACCGCGCTGACCCGCGGCGACGACCAGCTGGGTTCGTCGATCATGACGCTCGGCCGCCCGCTGCCGCTCGGTGCGGTCGCCGCGGTGCACGTCGACTCCATGGACGCGGTGGCCGACGTGACCGCCGCGGTGGACGCGGTCCCGGCCGCGATCGACGGCGACGAGGACGCCCAGTTCACCGTGGACGGCGCCGAGGACCACGAACTCGAGTGGTACGACGCGACCGAGCTCGACCGGATCAGCTGA